CCAGTGCCTCATATGGTTGTTATACGGAATTACTAAGATACAACTTGTTAAACCTCGATGCACTAATTCCGTGCATTTACAAACATGTAGATGTCAGGTATGTGCTTGATATCTACCACAAAATGAGGCATCATTTTGTTTATAGTCGGAGAGTTTAATCTGAGAACACAAACACGTAGAAGTCAGGTATGTGCTTGATTATATAAAGTTTCACATATACATAAATTCCCTGCATTTACAACTCAAAGTAGACCCCGAAATGCACAGAACTTGTGGCATACTTGCATAACTAGATTTCACAATTTGGGATAAACAACATACATCTCAATTAAACAAGACATCAAAACAAAAGTGTTATAagacaataataatataataatcagcCAGAAAAAGGCATCTTGCTCAATTAGAACAACTCCAAGTAGAAAGAGACGCTCAATTTAAAAAAACAAGTAATATCGAGAGTAACCAACTCTAGCCGAAAATTTGAAAATGGTACGAAAACTCTGATATCTAGTTACTTACATTGATGAATTCCTGATCGAAAATAGCCTCAGCTTCAAAATCCAGAGCTACATCTCCAACTAGAGGAGAAACAGAGCTTATTATACACCCAGTTCTAAAAAAAACCCATCTCAAAATATAACATAAAATTGTAAAGGACTCAATTAACTTACTAATTTCAGCGAATTAAAGATTGGGCTCCTCTTAAAAACCTCCAATCAAACTAATTGTAAAACTAATTACAACTCAGATTTTGAATAACTCAAAGTCAACCAAGATTAGGGTTCTGAAGCTCTGGTTTGATTGTATAGAAGAAACAAGAAATTGAAACTGACGAGGAAAAGAGATGCCAGATAGATGGCAAGAGGGGAGTGTGAGAGGCGATGAAGTGATGCGAGTGCTTGTGTGAGAGGGGCCGAAGAGATAGGGCTATAGTGAAAAGTGGAAAACCGGGAAGAAGAATTTGGTAAGGGGGGAAACAAAAAATTTCATTCAATCAAAGGGGGGAAATATTGTGTAATAtttgattaattttaattttaattcatgtgtatttatattatttttttaattttattatatattagtgTAATTAGATAATTttatgttttattgttattgtaCAACACGTTGaaaaaaatattcagtatacatatgATACATATTTTACAGCACGTTAAATGAATCTAGTTTTGGAAACTAGTGTTTTTCTGAATATTCAGGTTCCAAGCATGATTTTTGTATACATATCATGCAAGATGAATatgaaatatttttataattttttcataagactAAAATCAAGATATTggtatggttggatcatcaaaaaaaccattttaaaaattaatcttgacatgcaagatgaattttaaatttgttaataattttttcatatgaataaaattgatatatcttaacatccgtacggttggatcatcgaaaaaattattttaaaaattaatcttgtaaatcgggaacgagtctcgttgtcgggagtggaacttttactgaatttttctaatcctgacatacaagATGGATTCCAAATTtgttattaattttttcatatgactaaaattgatatatcataacatccgtacggatggatcgtcgaaaaaatcattttaaaaattaatcttgtaaatcgggaacgagtctctttgtcgggaggggtacttttaccggatttttctaatcctgacatgcaagatgaagttcatattttttaataattttttcatatgactaaaattgatatatcttaacatccgtacggttggatcgtcaaaaaaatcattttaaaaattaatcttgtaaatcgggaacgagtctcgttgtcgggaggggtacttatacctgatttttctaatcctgacatgcaagatgaagttcatattttttaataattttttcttatgactaaaattgatatatcttaacatccgtacggttggatcgttgaaaaaatcattttaaaaattaatcttgtaaatcgggaacgagtccctttgtcgggaggggtacttttactggatttttctaatcctgacatgcaagatgaagttcatattttttaataattttttcatatgactaaaattgatatatcttaacatccgtatggttggatcgtcgaaaaaatcattttaaaaattaatcttgtaaatcaggaacgagtctcgttgtcgggaggggtacttataccggatttttctaatcctgacatgcaagatgaagttcatattttttaataagtttttcatatgactaaaattgatatatcttaacatccgtacggttggatcgtcgaaaaaatcattttaaaaattaatcttgtaaatcgggaacgagtctcgttgtcgggaggggtacttctaccggatttttctaatcctgacatgcaagatgaagttcatattttttaataattttttcatatgactaaaattgatatatcttaacatccgtacggttggatcgtcgaaaaaatcattttaaaaattaatcttgaaatcgggaacgagtcttgttgtcgggaggcGTACTtataccagatttttctaatcctgacatgcaagatgaagttcatattttttaataattttttcatatgactaaaattgatatatcttaacatccgtatggttggatcatcgaaaaaatcattttaaaaattaatcttgtaaatcgggaacgagtctcgttgtcgagaggggtacttttaccggatttttctaatcctgacatgcaagatgaagttcatattttttaataattttttcatatgactaaaattgatatatcttaacatccgtacggttggatcgtcgaaaaaattattttaaaaattaatcttgtaaatccggaacgagtctcgttgtcgggaggggtacttatACCGGATTTtgctaatcctgacatgcaagatgaagttcatattttttaataattttttcatatgactaaaattgatatatcttaacatccgtacggttggatcgtcgaaaaaattattttaaaaattaatcttgtaaatcgggaacgagtctcttagtcgggaggggtacttttaccggatttttctaatcctgacatgcaagatgaagttcatattttttaataattttttcatatgactaaaattgatatatcttaacatccgtacggttggatcgtcgaaaaaatcattttaaaaattaatcttgtaaatcgggaacgagtctcgttgtcgaggggtacttttactggatttttctaatcctgacatgcaagatgaaattcatattttttaataattttttcatatgactaaaattgatatatcctaacatccgtacggtcggatcttcgaaaatatcaatttaaaaattaatctagtaaatcgggaacgagtttcgttgttcGAAGGGGtagttttactggatttttctaatcttgacgtgcaagattaatttcaaattttttaataattttttcatatgactaaaattgatatatcttaacatctatacggttgaatcgtcgaaaaaaattattttagaaattaatcttgtaaaccggAAATCTCATTTATAGagtaatacttttacaatggtttccttgaaacaccattgtgtaaagataaaataagacaacgctttttttattaaaaaaccGTTGTGTGAGCATATCAGCTTTTTTCAATCTAACGACTAATAtctaatctcatttcaatcaagggCTATCATTGAGACACTTCAGCAATCCGAGTAAAATGTTTACAACCAATCATGGggtgccacctcatcaggtggtgcccattgaaattataaaataactatttcagACAACTGTTTTGTTCCGTTGTATGAAGTTTTCTAAGACAACCCTTgtaaaaactgttgtgtgaattacacaatgtaatatctaaaagcttgtatgagaccaactaagacaacacttttgttttaacataaaaccgttgtataagAATTCGGCTATTTTTCGATCTAACGGCCAATATCAAATCTCATATCAATGAAGGGCTCTCATTTCGCCACGTCAGCAATCCTTTTGAATgatttaccacctatcacgtgCTGCCACCTCAATACGTAGTACCCATTGAAATTCCTCAGACAACGGTTTGATTCCgttgtttgatggtttagaggacaacccttctaaaaaaccgttgtctcaattacacaatgtaatgtcaaaaccgttgtcttatatcccTATACTTTAACATTGTAACAACGGTTTGTAATAGTTGTGTTAAAGATCTACAACAACACTATATTTTAAAAACTGTTGTCTGACTCGATGAGaggatacaacttgtacaacagtttaaaaaagatgAATATCCGTTGTTCGTTATGgagctcacacaactgttttttctGTAAAATCAATTCACCGTTGTATGATTTTTTAGGACGACGGTTTTTTTTTAACCGTTGTTTGTCATGCGTTgtctgattgcaaatttcttgtagtgatgACTAGGTTAATTAAAATGAGGGTCTCGATGCAGGCACATGGAATCTAGGATGATATTGAACCCAAGAGTGATAAAGAAACAGTCGATGAGAAGACATATAAAACGGTCATGGCTGCAATTTATCAGGGCATCCCTGAAGATATAATTTTGTCAGTTCTAGAGAAGAAAACAGCCAAGTGTGGGAGGCGGTGAAAACTATGTGTTTAGGTGCTGATCGGGTAAAGAAAGTGAGAATTTAGATATTGAAGGCTAAATTCGAGTTCTGAAATATGAAAGATACAGAACCGGTCAATCATATTGCATGAGGTTAAATGGTCTAGTGACTAATATATATGCCTTGGGAGATCATTTGATGAGGCATATGTGGGGAAGAAACTTCTTCGGGTTATTTCATCAAAACCCTTGAGAGCAATTCGGAAATCTAGAGACAATGAAAATCAAGAAAGTAGTGGGTTCCCCCATGGCTCACGAAGAGCAATTCCATGGACAGAGTGAACCAGTTGAAGGATAATTATTACTGATCGAGGAAGAGTTAAGGACACGAGGGGATAACACAGAACAATTATTGCATACAAGAGTGGAATGGCTGAAAAGGTCAAATAAAGGAGAGGCACCACCAGTCCATAAAATCAAACTAGTAATAATGGTAATTATCATAGAAGAGAAGGAGTATGTCTAATACGAGATAGAAGCGGGGTACGATGTTATAATCTCTAATTCTTAGGCCATTTTGCGTCTAAATGTAGAAGACCTTGAAAAGAGAACGATAGGAAAGAAAGGACTATGGTGAATCTGACTTACACTCAAGATGATGAACTCACGATGTTGTTGGTCGAACAAAAAGATAGAGCAAAAGGAGAACTATTATTGAATGAAGGGGAGGTGAATCCCCAACTGAACAAAAATGGTGATGGTAACGGGGAATCGAACttatggtacttggataatggaGCCAGTAACCATATGACCGGAAATCGCACAAAGTTCAGAAATTTAGATGAGAATGTGACTATCAAAGTATGGTTTGGTGATAGGTAATGGGAGGAACTTTTCTTCAATGAGGTATATTATATCCCAAATCTCTGTAACAATATCATATCTTTTAAGAGGCATGCATTTGTGGATTTATTATGACAAAGGGAGATTGATCATGAAAGTTAAATGATCCCCAAACAGGCTGTATAAAATTATTATGTAAACGGTTCAACCAAACTGTTTGTTATCAAAAGTGGAGGAGTCTACTTGGTTATGGCACGCCCGACTCAGACATGTAAATTTCCCAGCAATGGTAAAAATGTCGACGAATAAGATGGTGCGCGAGTTTCCTGAGTTTACACATCCAAAAGAATGATGTGATGAGTGTTTGATGTCAAAACAAATCAAGAAGTCGTAACCCTCAACAAACTGAATTTCAAGCAACAGTGGTATTGGGTCTCATATATGGTGATCTTTGCGGGCCTATAAGCCCAAAAACATCAGCagttaatcattatttctttctTTTAGTTGATGACTTTAGCCGTATGATGTGGGTGTGCATGTTGAAAAGCAAATATGAGGCATTTGGAATGTTTAAGAAATTTTGAGCTGAGCTTGAAAAATCATTAGGTGAAAAAATTAAAGTGTTTCACACGGATGAAGGGGTAAGTTTATCTCAAATTATTTTTCAAGGTACTGTGAAGATGCAGGAATTATCAGACATTTTACGGCACCATACACCCCACAACAGAACGGAGTTGTGGAGAGAAGGAATAGGGCAGTGGTTGCCATGGGTTGCAGTTTATTGAAAGAGATGAGATTACCACTAATATTCTAGGGAGAGGCTATACGCCACTTAATTTATCTGCTTAACCGCTTACTCACTAAAGCATTGTCCGGAGAAATACCATATGAAGTGTGGAAGAATAGAAAACTTGAGGTTGGACATATTAGGTTTTTTGGTTGTGTGGCACACATGAAGTTGCTAAGTGCGCACACAACAAATCTCAGTAATCGAAGTGTATATCAAGTGTATGATCCAATTTTTGGGACTGTACACGTGAGCAGGGATCTAGTATTTGAGGAAAGTAGAAGCTAAAACTTTGATATTCAACAGTAAAAACCAGAAGCTCATGAATCTTTTACTGTGGTGAATAACTATTCAAGTGAGTCAGTTGAGACAAAAAGTTATATTCAAGAGGATCCAGTTACACCAAGCAGCAATAGGATGGGAGGAAATTCAGCTACAGATTCTGAGTCAATACAAGAAGATTTATCCAACAGTAGTACTGATGCTTCCACTGTTGATTCATATAGTAACTCATTAATCAGCAGTAGTGCTCCCAAGAATTTTCGTCTGTTGAGTGAAATCTATGATGAAAAAGAAGAATTCAAAGCGGAATATGAATTACTATTACTGGGCATAGACGAACCAAGTATGTATTGTGAAGCTAGTACGCACCCAGCAGGGATGAGAGCTATGGAAGCCGAACTTGAATCAATTGAAAAGAAAAACACTTGGCATCTGGTGGAGCTACTAGCTGCGCATAAAATAGTGGGTCTAAAATGGGTGTACAAGCTTAAACACAATATAAGTGAAGAAAGAATAAAGCACAaagccaggctcgtggcaaaaggatatGTGCAAAAACAAGGGGTGGATTTTGAGGAGGTTTTTACACATGTGACTCACCTTGAAACAGTCAGGCTGTTGCTAGCTCAAGCAGCAAAATATAGATGGCAAGGTtatcatataaaaattaaattttcttTTCTTATTGGAAAGTTAGAGGAAATATTTTACGTGAAATTAAGATGAACAAAGAGAATTTGGTGTACAAATTAGTAAAGGCTTTGTATGGTCTACGATAAGCAACCCGAgcttcactacaagaaaaacggctaAATTTGACCGAAATTTTTCGGTCATATTTAACTAAAATTGACTGCTGGCGGTCATATTTAACTAAATATGACCGAAATGTGTCGGTCTTTTTTAGGCTGGTCAAATTTAGCGAAATCGgtcaaatttaattaaatttgacCGACTAAATATGACCGCTCAAATTTGACTAACTAAATTTGACCGCCTAAAATTGACCGACGGTAGTCATTTATATTTTTTCACTCCTTacttcaaaattttaaaaaaattgaatttccCGCTCTTTATACATAAACATGACCAACTACGGTCAAATATGTCAAAATTATACATTTGACCGAATGGCTCGCaatcaattttataaatttgatcaATTCATTTCCGAATCACATTTATAAATATTACCCTGATTTTTGTAGGTCAAATTTATAAATATGACATTCATTGGTCAAAATTAGTAGgtaaattattatattttcaaTTTCTGGTCAAATTATAAAATCGAGTGATTTAAGTCAAATTTAACAAGCAAAATGCCAAATGTAACTAGTTTTAGTCAAATATAAGATGATATAAAATCTACATACATAGATTAAGAGGATACAAAATTCCATTATATTTACATGTCTCTGGTTATAGTTGGATGTCAAGGGAACCACAATCATTCTACATACGTGTCATACCAGATAATTTACAAAAATAACAACACAAATTATCTTTAAACAAGAATGTACCAACACTTAAAACATAAAAGCAGCACTGAAGCACAACTTCCAACAACTTCCAATAGCCATCAAGTTGCCAAATGTCAACAGCAAAGCAAATTTGATCGGATTGGAAAACACAATGAATGACTGCAAAAAAGACATCAAATGTTAAAAATTAGATTAGGGTGAATAGTCCAAAGAAGGCATATATAGCACATTGATGTAAACAATATGAACCAAGCATAATCTAAATAAAGCTCCAATTTTACATCATAAAGCTATCAACTCTACCGTACCCAAAGTAATAGTAGATAGGCTCAATTGGATCATACATATCTCTAATACGCCCTTTATTTGAAAACACATTTTAAGGTTTGAGAATTTATTATCGTAAATCAGAATACTATTTTACAATAACATTAGGTTTAAACTCGAGACCTCCAATATTAGGCTCTGTACTCGATTATATTATAACCAAATTTCCTTACACAAACATTGAATTAACATAATCGGCAATAAAAACTCTATATTTTATACAACAATACAACTTGTCATCACAATGCAAGTAAAATATATAAACATAAACATGAGGGTCAAATAGAGTTAATTTAAAAGGTCACACCAAAAGCATGAGGAATAAAGTAGTGAGCAAACAGGCAGTGAAAGCGTAAATTCTCCGGTAGATTAAATTAATATCAGGTATAgtaaattaatgaattaaatattgattttaattAAGATCATGAGTGTGGATTAATTAAACTGGTGATGAGAGAGTGAACAGAGGTCTTGTGTATCGTATAATATTTCATCTTCTCCTTCTTTACCAACCCATGGTCAATATCATTTGGGATTTCCTATAATATTTACAAGGCTTATTGTGAAAATACTTAACCTGCTTCTATAAAATTTCTTCTCCTACATATCAGTTAGCAATCGAAGTATACGattaatcataaaaaatataGCAAATAAACAAACCAATACTAACCTGTTAAGGTGCCTATGAACATCAAAAATAACTATTAGAATATCATAAAGACCATTTTCACTCCACGCACATTCTACCCAAACTTTTATGTCTTTGGATTGGTATCCTCCTCTTTTTAATATAAGCCCTGGGGTTTCAAAGAAACACTGTAcataaaatcaagaaaaattataataatcaTACTGAGCAGTCCTATAAGAGCCTAATAAAAGTATACAATCCCTTTAATACATTCACAACTCGTTCTAAAACAAAAATCCAAATTGAACCATTACTTCCCACTAGAAACAAAAATTTCAATTGCCTGACACACTTCTTACGCATGAAACACAGCTCCAGAGACATCAAGTAAGTTGAAGAGGGATACCAGAGATAAGTACCTAACAAAATTCTAATTTGGCCAACATAACTATAATCATTAGATGTACATGTAGGTTTGGCAGTgataattgaaataaaaatttTAAGACGACACTTCAACAATAGGTACATACAATTTGAGTGTCTCATTTGGTCATCACTCCTAAAACTTCATGTGTGGTTGTATTTGTCTTTCTGGAAACACCAACAACCTTTGTCCCAACTTAAGACAAAAGGAAAATACAAGTCTTATTATAAAAATACTTAACCCGATTATCAATATCCCATATGATACTGACCATCGGTTGGTAAAGCACAATAACCTAATGATGTATCATGAAAATTACAGCATGGTGGACCATCTCCAAATTGAACAATTAAGACATATGCAGGTACATACCCCTGCAACTTCAACAGGTTATCCTAATGAAGTACCTTTCTGGCTTCAACTACTTACAATAATATTACCAGTCCTGGAGTCTCTTATTCAGAGTGATACACAAAACATAAAATTTGGTTGATATACTCTGAGGCTTGCGCCGAATGTTACTTTAACTAATAAGCTAAATTAATTAATGAGTTCACTATGTTTTCTAGAAATAGTAATTGAATTCTTACCAGGAATAAACCACAAGTAATCCGGGGGCTAGTTTTTAGTTTCTTTCAACATTAACAGTAACTTCAGAGTACATACTTTAAGGCAAAGACATAGTGCAACATTTAGAGAGAGAAACCATGGAAAGGGAAATATATCAGGGTGACATTAATGGACATGATTTCTCACACAAAAAAACACCAATATCCCAAAAAGTCAGAAACTAATATCAGACATACCATATAATAAATTCAGATATCCAACACACTAAATTCAGATGAACAGAACTTTGAGTAGATTATGTTAATGTATATAAGCTAAAGAGGCCTAATTACATAACTCGGTTCTATAAGAAATCAAGATCTCTGATATAACCATTCATACACTCGTAATAATTCGTCTACTTTTTACCTTCTCAGCAGTAGAGGCTGTTGCCTGAAGCTGAACATTTTTCTCATCCACGCTCTTATGTAACATATCTATCTCATCTTCCATATTTCTCCGCTTCCTGCAAAACCACAAAAAACACCATTAAATCTCAATCACAAATGTCACACAGTAAAACAAATTCCAATAGAAGTTCCACATCACCAAAATTTCTTTGATTTCCAATAGTATCTACCAAATACGAACAAGAAACAAATTAACAGATTCACCTGCCTAGTCAACGTTTCTTGAACAAAAGATTGTTCCCAAGTAGCAAGTCTGCTCCGTACTAACGACACGACATTACAGAGACGTCACCAGTGTTATGGGATTTAGGACGCCAAAAACTATGATTCTTCTCAGTCAAATCCTTCAACAAAGGATCGATTTCTCTACTACTAGCCATTAACACACAAAATTTCAATCGGCACAAACATAAGGGCCGTATCTGCAATTACAAAATCAAAAATATAAGCAGTAATTGCAAACCCAAACGAAAAAGGTAAAAtcagagagagagatagagagagacaTAAGTGAAGGTTAATCCCTAATTGAAAAACCAAGCCCTAATTGAAGAAACCCCAATT
The sequence above is drawn from the Apium graveolens cultivar Ventura chromosome 2, ASM990537v1, whole genome shotgun sequence genome and encodes:
- the LOC141706689 gene encoding GTP-binding protein ERG-like gives rise to the protein MEDEIDMLHKSVDEKNVQLQATASTAEKCFFETPGLILKRGGYQSKDIKVWVECAWSENGLYDILIVIFDVHRHLNSHSLCFPIRSNLLCC